DNA from Carassius gibelio isolate Cgi1373 ecotype wild population from Czech Republic chromosome B8, carGib1.2-hapl.c, whole genome shotgun sequence:
attttaaactCATGAAGATTCTAGACTTTTAcgaatttggtaacactttacaataatggtCTTAAATAGAAACCTGTACCTGGAGTAACGACTGTGATTGTTCCTCAGGTGATCCACATGCGGCGTAACCTGGACCAGAGCGAGGCGGCAATCGTGCAGGTGTTTGAGGAGAAGCAGCTCATCTGGGAGCGAGATATGGAGGAGCTGAGGCAGAACTACGCCAGCCGTCTGCAGCAGGTGACCCACCGAGCCCAGCGCACACAGCAGGCTCTAAACACCCACATCGCCCGTCTGCAGCAGGACAAGGGCCGGCTCCAGGAGGAGATCAGCACCCTGCTCGCTCAGAGAGAGGAGCTGGAGAGGAGGTGTCTGGATTACCGTAAGGAGCAGGCCGATATCCTGCCTCGCCTGGAGGAGACCAAGTGGGAGGTGAGAGACGCAAAACAaagaatgattttatatataacttttcttAATGCAAAATCTGTATGAAATGGccataaacagtttttttcttgttATATATAATGCATCTATAAACAAAATCTAGtttgcatattaatatatttttggggCGACGTGTAATATCTAATAACATTCTGACAAGAGTCTCCAAAATGCGTTAGAAACATGCGCTTAGTCCCGGTGTCCTCTTAAGAGAACAAATCAACGTCCTCTTTCGAAACAGAAAGTCATATTCGATTTGAAACTCCATaacatttgttaatatttatccTCAccccaaagctgaatttatttaattaaaataatattaaaaacacagcaatattgtgaaagatTATATGTATATAGTATAGTAATATATAGTAAAATCTAATGTTAATCTTTTATTACACTGATTATaaccagaaatgtttctcgagcagtaaatcatcatattttcatgatttctgaagatcatgtgacactgaagactggaagaatgatgctgaaaatacagcggagcatcgcagaaataaattacagtttactctttattaaaatagaaagtagATATTTTAAtctgcaataatatttcaaatttttactgtatttttgattaaagaaATGCTGCCTCGGTGAGCacgaaaatgtgtttttttattattcctaaCTTTTACCCAGTAGTGTTTGATGTTCATTACACTGACTGAAATTTCGAGGAGTATTTGAAGTAAACAGTTGAAGTCTAAGGAGCTCATGAACTGATAGAGCATCCTACAGCAGACTGAATGAAAACAGCGCAGGCAGTGACGGCTTTGGTTTGCTTCGTGTTGATCAGCTGTGTCAGAAGGCGGGCGAGATCTCTCTGCTGAAGCAGCAGCTGCGAGAGAGTCAGAACGAGGTGACACAGCGCGCCGGAGAGATGGTGGCCCTCAGGGGTCAGCTGAAGGAGCTCAAGGGCCAGATGAAGGAGCGTGAGGAGACCATGATCGGCCTGAAGGACTCGTACACCAACAAGAACCGCAAGCTGGAGAGATGTGAAGGAGAACTGAAGAGAACGCTGACAGAGGTGcgcaacagaaacacacacacactcatattcaACACTACACACTTACAAGATCCTATTTAATAATAACGAACAATAAAACTATTACTTAGTATTAAAGCTTACTGTGTGTTTGTGCTAGAAGACTCAAGTCAAAATGAGTGAAATAATATTtatgggtcaaagacgttaagatgtccgcaacaaaagaaatgtacaaaagtgattttgtgtccatagaaagcacatttaaatgtaagtaaaatgtctacttttaaggtttcaaataagtttttggagaattaaatgtcaaaatgtggctgatataatgttacattgtcattcagtgtagcacaatatttatgcagaaattcaaacaacatgcttattctgacgtgtacatattaaaatatgtaaaagaataatggagcatactaaattttactgtgttttaaattagtaaaaattagacaaatgggcaaaacctaggatagtggcacatcttaaaaaatgtaaaattacaactcattagtatttTGGGTtaaagtaattagtcttttaatatgtcataaattgatttttgttgtaaatatgcctgacaagcttgttacactgaatgacattttactgcgtgtcttctgtaaatcagtggaaaatgtatgatatttattttttgctcagaaaaacaaaaacaaaattgcaattaaataacacagaaaactttttgcattttttgggggggggaaactacaacagtttaaagcagtattacactttttttatgcttaaactcTTTTTCGTCTAcccttatacatatgtatatatttacatatacgtAAAatcatagatttttcttttacaccaaaaatcatttgaatattacgtaaagatcatgttccatgaagatatttagtaaatctcctaccgtaaatatatcaaaacttcatttttgattagtaatatgcattgctaagaacttcatttgaacaactttaaagatgattttctcaatatttagatcttttgctccctcagattccattttagttgtatctcggccaaatattgtcctgtaATTTACAAACCACTCATCATTGGACAGATTATTtatccagctttcagatgatgtataaatgtcAGTTTTGTCAGTAAATGTCATGTTCCGCACACACTGTTTCTCCGCAGGTGTCCATGTTGCGTGACAAGCTGGTGGTGTTCGAGGCTGAGGTTCTGGGTCTGAAGCGGGCTCTGAGAGAGCTGAGCTGTCGGAGCGATCACGCCGTGTGTCTGAGGGACATCAGCGGCAGCAGCAGCTTACCGTGGGCCGGCCTGCACTCGCCCCGGACGCCCGAACCCATGTCCATCGACCGCTTCCTCAGCCTGCAGAGCGACGAGGCTAAAGCGCAGCGGCAGGAGGCCGGAGAGCTGCGGAGACAGCTGGAGCGACTGCAGGGCGAGCTGCACCTGGAGCGACAGCAGAGAGAGAGGCAGGCGCTCACCTTCGCTCAGGAGAGACACACCTGGCAGGACGAGAAGGAGCGCGTGCTGAAGTACCAGGCGCAGCTGCAGATCAGCTACGTGGAGACGCTGCAGAAGAACCAGGCGCTGGAGGAACGGGTCGGAGAGATCGGAGCCAAACAGGGCACCACGCCCGGATCGCCCGGATCACCCGTGACCCTCTCCATCCCCGTTCTGGTGACCCTCACTCTGTCCACAAcctttatcatcaatgttgaaaacagttgtgctgcccataTTTTTGTCAtaagtgtagttttttttttcttttcaataaatCATCTcttcagtgatgtgtggtttgttaggaggacaatattagaaaatctggaatctgagggagctaaaaaaaaatctgaatattgagtaaatcatctttaaagttgttcagatgaagttcttagcaatgcatattactaatcaaacattacattttgatatatttacagtaggaaacttactaaatatcttcatggaacatgatctttaattaatatcctaatgatttttgacataaaacaaaaaagggaaaaattttgtataattttgtataattaatgtataattaatgtcaaaagtgagagtaaagatatTTCTTCCATTTGGAataataaggttctatctgacatttatgtaaaaatttagttattcacatattcgTATTCTGCTTTTTCTACGTATTTGCATTACGTGatagatttttaaatgttgtgtacattttgggactttatatatatatataggttctatctacacagtcgaatggaatgcacaaactttaaagctcaatgtTTCAAAACTtctcggaatgcagatagaaccttataattccaaggggacgatttataatgttacataaaaacaaataaatgctgttctttagaactttctgttcatctgtgaatcctgaaaaataaaatgcatcagttttcacaaaaatatcacacagcacgactgttttcatcattgctaataatcagaaatgtttcttgagcagtaaatcatcatattttcccgatttctgaagatcatgtgacactgaagactggaggaatgatgctgaaaatacagcggagcatcacagaaatacattacactttaacacagattcacacagaaaactgctgttttagattgtaataatatttaagaatCTTTACTGTATTCTTGCAGGGCGAGAAAGAGCATGTGCTGAAGTATCAGGTGCTGGAGGAACGGGTCGGAGCTAAACCCGGATCGCCTGTCGGTCTCTCCATCCCTGTTCCTCTGACTGTGACTCTGTCCTCGACCGCCGACGATCCCAAACCGATCCTTCATCAGCTGGTGCCTCCATGGCCTGGACCTACTCGCCTCGAGCGGATCGAGTCCACAGAGATTTAGACAATCATCACCAGACTGTTCTGTGTGAAAACTAAAGAGGACCGAGATCAGCTTGTGTGACTGCAACACATGAACGAATTATGCAGTTAGGAATTAAAAGTGATGCACATTTCTCCAGATTTTAAACTTCTGAAATCTCTTTTGGTTATCAGTGATAATGAgggaaaatgtttaatttaaagctttggaataattacaattaatgtttctgaaagaagtctcttctgctcacaaaatCATGAAATATTACCATACATTACTGTTTTCTATAGAAACTTGTTTCTGTcatggaattaaaaaaatataaaaaagttaattgcaacttttttcatGTTTCTGGCTTTTATCTTGTTACTTTGATTTTTTTAGAAGACAGTTGTGACTGTCATAGTTTAGACTTTTTTCCTtgcaatttttttcattattaatactttttttctcttctgaattgagatataaatgcaaaattcagaattgtgagataaaatttaGCAGTTTTAGAAACAAGCTTccaaagttaattaattttaaatgcaacatcattgtagaaactgtgatgatttaaataatcttaaataaagagaaaaaattgaaagaaattaatgtttttattcagtagggatgcattaaattaatcaaaagtgacagtaaagacaagttacaaaacatttcaattacaaataaatgctgttctatttgattttctgttcatctgtgaatcctgaaatgtgaaatgtacgacagtttcaacaaaaatatcgcacagcacaactgtgttcaacattgctaataatcagaaatgtttcttgagcagtaaatcatcatattttcatgatttctaaagatcatgtgacactgaagactggaggaatgatgctgaaaatacagcggagcatcacagaaataaattacactttaactgatatccacacagaaaacagctgttttagatagtaaaaatatttcacatttttactgtatctttgatcaaataaatgcagcctcggtgagcagagAAGACTTCTTTCAAAGAAATGTTACTTATTCCACACTTTTAACCCACAGTGTTTATCCCAGAGAGAGGTGTTTTGTATCTGAAGGAATCTGGTGTTGGTTCAGTGATGTTTTAATGCTTCAGGGATGTTGGGGAGCATCAGTTCTGTCTGCGGAGACTAAACATGGACAGCAGGGGTCATTACACTCTTAaatataaaggtgcttcacgatgccaaagaagaaccttttttgtctaaatgcTTCCATAAAGAAACTTTGACATCTTGTTTCACAAAAGCATCTGTGTGgtaaaagaaggttcttcagattataaaaaggtaagaaagataTGGTTCTTTAACTGGATGTTTCTTTTATGGAACCAAAAAATTGCTCTTCTAAGCAAATCgctttgaagaacattttaagcacctttatttttaagtgtagaTGACAAACAGAGGGCTCCTATCTGCAGGGagaattacttaaaataaaaaagaaaagctcttttttgttattaaatctGAACCATTGCTTTTCTTATTCTACAGTGATGTTTCCGGAAGGTTCTGGGAGTTGCTGCTATGTTCTGATGTGATGTTGTGGATAGACAGGCAGGCTGTGAATATGATGGGTATTTATGTGAAATCGATATTTCCAGTAAACCAACATATTGCGTGTGAATATTTTGAGATGATGAAAATTATTGTTTTTCTCATCATTCTGATTATTGTGAATAAACCTGatatattttagatttgtttttctgTAACATGACATGTAACACTTTCCACAGATGAAACAGTTTCTAAAACCATTTTCCTTTTGATGTACTTCTGGTGTAACTATCTGATTTGATGATGTAATGAATTGATTTAGAGATCAAATGCTATGTTTTTATACTTCTGTTGTTTGTATTTATGTTACTGTAATCATTTGCATAGAAGTATATCTGATCAGAAACACATTAAATGATAAAGACACAAATCAATCAGCACGGGCATCTTTGAGATGTTTGATACAAAAtaagtgaattaaataaaaattactaaattcTACACCCCTGAATATCATAGCAAGCGATGACTTTGGAAACTTTCTCTCCTTAATTATAAAGAGCTTTTAATATTTTAGACAGATATAACTTCAGTTGTGTTTCCTGCTAGCTAAATTTCACAAACCTAAACAAAAATCTGGATCTAAATCTTTCTTTACTCAAAGTTTATCTTGACAAGTACATGCTTGCTCCAAAGTCCCGTTCTAGATCAAAAGTTCCACAAACACACTACGAAGTCCTGTTCTAAATCAAAAGAAAGGATTTTCTTTAGAAGAATAAATCCCTTTTCTTTGACAACTGGTTTAAAAACCATCTTTTAGTTGGAAAACTTTTTAATTCACAAGGCAGACTTTACAACTACTCAGATTTCTTATAGAAATATAATATCCTGTATCTGCTGATGATGAATATGCTGTTGCTTTCAATGCCATTCCCTCTGGTACTACATTTCCATGGCCATGTTCTTACACTCTGAATTTAACTGACACAATGATCAGAAGTGTTTGCTTTTCTTCAGACCAACAAATAATAACTGTAAAATTAGAGCTCTTTTTCAGAGAGATAATACCAATTCCTACATAAGCCCTTACTGGAAAAGCATTGTGTAGAATACACTTTGGGAGaaatgtttttgtcattcttctgAAGAAGACTTCATTCTTTTATTTTGGCAATGCTCCTACACTGAAAAATTTTGATGACTTTTTGGTTTATTCAGTCTTATTTTGTAAGtgacttctctttttgttttaatgatgcttTCTTTGGATTGTTTGAGTATTCAAAAGAGAATactggaaaatataaaataatttatgtttccCCTTAGCTAAATTTGACATTCATAAACAAAAGCTTACTGGCtctaaaccaatttttttttaattcaaacttGACTTGTATGTGGAAAACTATCCAATGTTATGTTGCTATGAAAACAGTGTCTTTATATGCGTCTTTTGTGTCTTCTTAAGATGTACTTTTATtaccttgtttttgttgttgataccctggcaacaaatctgtgtgtataatatatatatatatatcgtctttattattttaagtgtactgccttagttttttaatgtttgtattgtttaatgaaaaacatttttaaaaacgcttcaaggtcccgatctgaatcatatGATTCACGAACCCACACCAAAGTCCCGATCATATTCAAACATGACTTAGACAAGTATGTGGAAACTATCCAAAGTTATGTTGCTATGATTACCCTGGAAACAAATCTGTGTGTAtaatcttttgttttgttgttgttgttgtcttttttgtctttactattttaagtgtactgccttagtattttattgtttatattgtaagcaccgaagtcccgatctgaatcaaataattcTTGATAAATGCTCTGACGTCCCAGTCTGAATCAAATGATACTCAATACATGTTATGAAGTTCCCATCTGAATCAAAAAATCcacaaactcactccgaagtctcaatctgaatcaaaagaTCCACAAAGCTGATCatatttttaagtaatgtttaaaaatagcCTACAtgcttttattaatcaaggatgcattaaattgatcagtaaagacatttataatgttacaaaatatttctatttcaaataaatgctgttctttttaactttctgttcatcagagaACCCTGAAAAATCAATTGTATCAAGtttactaataatatttaacaattttctgtatttgtgaccaaataaatgcaactcTAGAAAAAGcttattcaaaaacataaaactaattataattattctaAATACTGGACTGGTAGtcaatatatttactttattatcaTGACAAGCAGCCCTAATTTTTTTAGGAAATTAGGAAATGTCCTAATTTGTACTTTGGTCTAAATTAAATTTCACACACTGCAAGCACTGGTTTGTTTCTGTGGGTTTACTGGAATAGCATTATGGAGAACATACTTTGGGAGAAAGTATGGACCTTGCTCCATAGAGATCTGCTTACTAATAAAGGGAAAGAAATAGGGGAGATCAGGGGCAAAAGTAgctaccatttttcagaaaaacaattttaaaagataatgttgtataaggagatatatttctgctgtggccagtaactcagaagtgtggtctatcaataccaggtggtattttgtagaaatgtaggaAGACTTCAggtaatttcactttgaacataagttgcacattgttactttcgaccccatcgtttgggacgaaagtaacgtcattttaagctaaaaaaaattatgttactGTAACGGGTACCATGGCAAAGGCACCGTGATGAACAGATTGACTCCTGTAAAACAGGAGAGAAACGAGGAGACAGTGTATCAGTTTCGagtaatttattttaagaatcTTCTTCAGCAAACACATCTCTATAAGAGTCattttatgttaataaatattacatatgcagtgtctttttttaacattacaatgaATTTTCAGTGTCCATGTCCATACAAAATCCATAAAATAAACCTCTCAGTACACAAATGCGAGTTTACTTACTTTTTGTGCTTGTATTTTACACTATTTTAATAAACTATGTTAATATTGACCAGCTATTTTTAAGATACTTAGAAACTTCCATTCACAGTATTTTATCAGTATCAATACAATACTGCAAAATCATGCTCAGAACTAATAAAGTGCTTCAAATATAActttaaacttcattttaaactgtaaccatattgagcaaaaaaacatttccaacCAATGGTGGGGGACTTACATTTTCTTAAGCTATATATGAGGCCACTATTGCACACATACATGGGTAAGCATTCTCAGaattaactttattttcttttatttattttttttatctgatgcaGGGGATGGTGAAAGATGACCAACAGAGTGTGTACTTTATCAGtgtaatagttaaaaaaaatcaaatgcaaaataaaaaacttgTATAGCCTACTATTTGATACAAATGTTGTATTAACCAGTTTTACTAAATtgtttctgaaatccacacttttaaaaatcaagataatcaaaagtaatcaaaccaagcacaacctaataaaacatgtttcatgAATAAAGGGATTTGTAAAAAAGATCACGTTGGTGAATATTCTATTTATATTACAAACATGTGGTTTATTCTTGAATGACTTATTCTGCAGTGGGTATAAACAATCTGGTCCCATTGATTTGGAAGCATGTTTCTTCTCCCAACATTTAGATTGATTTCATTGAGTTTGTTCATGGTGTTTAAATCTCTGTTTGCCACTTGTTGTTCATATGGGAATTTACttgaataatgtatttaataatttacttacaACAGAAATCTTATAACATGTTTGCTTGTGTTGATCAGTAGGAATATCCCTAAACACATATACAAGTAAACCCTTGTGTAGctttcagcagtttttttttccaaaacatgaccatgtattttatattcataCAGGTGTGTAGTAAATGTCATTTATGTAATGCCTTCActgttaataaaacttttaacacagaatcagttgaagtctttattcagcaAAAGCAATCTATCTTTGAAATGAGAATAAACAAATTATTGTATGGTTTGATTTAGCCATTTGTTATTAAACtacaaaactacaaaattttaattgttataaatttgtagaaaataagcaaaacatttttaaagtactGCAAGTTTGTAGATTTCAAACCTTGACCAATACACATTTGAGTCAAGATGATTTTCAAGTGAAGTAtatgattaaatacaaaaataaagtttataaagacattttttttaactatattgtgcattttatctactaaatgtataattttgggggaaaataaattaatacagaaattaagaatgtttatattccagttcatgtgtgcataaaaaaaacattcagcttttgcttggttattaaaaacatttttttaatgattgagtAAACGATTAAGAATGACACAGAATAATCATTTTATGGTAAAACAGATACATTTTGGCAAAGTTATGAAACGACACATTTTAAGGACTCTTATTTATGTCAAATAAGAACATTATAAAACTGCGTCATTGTAGGCTCATTTGGAGCCTACCTC
Protein-coding regions in this window:
- the lzts3b gene encoding leucine zipper putative tumor suppressor 3, producing the protein MGSVGSGVAGEQEFAMKSVGTRTTLPRGPPLSRLHAPPSALDGSSTVTDRGQHNTASSRPSNGDKAAHRTGGVSLDACGNVVGHGVEKNHEVKSRDVNNSKRDSRTPPKILTVSGKLEQNNSALVRPSAFKPVVPKSFHSMQNLLGQSSGGPSACSDAPQSLCEEDSLDRDPSARNDGPAGMTDSGRNSLTSLPTMSYGPAQALGPLSASTSHINRLSSTAAPLEKPDKPSYQNGLSVSDSGQSSSGKSCLSYQRLCHLTETSATVQPSPSTDDIIQDLEDRLWEKEQEVIHMRRNLDQSEAAIVQVFEEKQLIWERDMEELRQNYASRLQQVTHRAQRTQQALNTHIARLQQDKGRLQEEISTLLAQREELERRCLDYRKEQADILPRLEETKWELCQKAGEISLLKQQLRESQNEVTQRAGEMVALRGQLKELKGQMKEREETMIGLKDSYTNKNRKLERCEGELKRTLTEVSMLRDKLVVFEAEVLGLKRALRELSCRSDHAVCLRDISGSSSLPWAGLHSPRTPEPMSIDRFLSLQSDEAKAQRQEAGELRRQLERLQGELHLERQQRERQALTFAQERHTWQDEKERVLKYQAQLQISYVETLQKNQALEERVGEIGAKQGTTPGSPGSPVTLSIPVLGEKEHVLKYQVLEERVGAKPGSPVGLSIPVPLTVTLSSTADDPKPILHQLVPPWPGPTRLERIESTEI